The following are from one region of the Patescibacteria group bacterium genome:
- a CDS encoding ribosome-binding factor A, protein MSLRQEKVNSLIRNLAAKFLSRELDRKTLVSVTRIEITSDLKSATVFIIVFPEKEEDKILEKIRPGEFRGFVKENMKTKFLPTFEFRIDESLKKERKMDKLIDSA, encoded by the coding sequence ATGAGTTTGCGCCAAGAAAAAGTAAATTCACTGATAAGAAATCTTGCCGCAAAATTCTTATCTCGCGAATTAGACAGGAAAACACTTGTAAGTGTAACTAGGATAGAAATAACTTCCGACTTGAAAAGTGCCACTGTATTTATTATTGTATTCCCAGAGAAAGAGGAGGATAAAATATTAGAGAAAATCAGGCCTGGAGAATTCAGGGGATTTGTAAAAGAAAATATGAAGACAAAATTCTTGCCGACATTTGAATTTAGAATCGATGAATCTTTAAAAAAAGAAAGAAAAATGGATAAGCTGATTGACAGCGCTTAA